From Rhodococcus sp. B7740, one genomic window encodes:
- a CDS encoding OsmC family protein: MNTELYTATVSATATGVTSDDGVLSLGVREPKQLGGPGEHTNPEQLMAAALSSCLVESLRIALGTVGGSVDDLAVKGTVVLTDSDASGYDATFALAVSLPGTDDPEAVLAQATSICPFLKVIDGVDITLE; encoded by the coding sequence ATGAACACCGAGCTGTACACAGCAACTGTCTCTGCCACCGCGACGGGAGTCACCTCCGACGACGGGGTTCTGTCCCTCGGTGTGCGAGAACCGAAGCAACTCGGAGGGCCGGGGGAGCACACAAACCCCGAGCAACTGATGGCTGCCGCTCTGTCGAGCTGCCTGGTCGAGTCTCTGCGTATCGCGCTCGGAACCGTCGGCGGTAGCGTCGACGACCTCGCAGTGAAGGGCACCGTCGTACTCACCGACTCGGATGCATCCGGCTACGACGCCACGTTCGCCCTCGCAGTATCTCTTCCCGGCACCGACGATCCCGAAGCGGTACTGGCGCAGGCAACCTCGATCTGCCCGTTTCTCAAGGTCATCGATGGTGTGGACATCACCCTTGAATGA
- a CDS encoding YihY/virulence factor BrkB family protein, which yields MTSIRTRATRAVGAIKAGFAREDTTLIAGGLTFYAVIAVVPLLLLTIRACTLLVSADWVRGGFDAMSALLPDALGARAAVDGLATAGVELGPIGVLVAIFPATFYGEGLRRAIVRFAPTRESFTGWRGRLAMVPFFAAAPVLLAGVLCVARLLDASTGGGGIGAMTLRVFLGFNCLWVILSVPLAWTYRVIAPRAVNWRALIVGSLVTSSIVTGFVHGFILFLAIPVDLGAPFGGLTAIGGGVAIMLWMFVFHVLALAGWLVTAEFDRLDDATRTSTG from the coding sequence ATGACCTCGATACGCACGCGGGCCACGCGCGCAGTCGGCGCGATCAAAGCCGGGTTCGCCCGCGAGGACACCACCTTGATCGCGGGCGGCTTGACCTTCTACGCCGTCATCGCTGTGGTGCCGCTACTGCTGCTGACCATCCGCGCCTGCACCCTGCTGGTGTCGGCGGACTGGGTACGCGGCGGGTTCGACGCCATGTCGGCGTTGTTGCCCGACGCCCTGGGTGCTCGCGCGGCGGTGGATGGATTGGCCACGGCCGGAGTCGAACTCGGCCCGATCGGTGTCCTGGTCGCCATCTTTCCCGCGACGTTCTACGGGGAGGGCCTGCGCCGGGCCATCGTGCGGTTCGCACCGACACGAGAGTCGTTCACCGGTTGGCGGGGTCGACTGGCGATGGTCCCGTTCTTCGCCGCCGCACCGGTCTTGCTGGCCGGAGTCCTCTGCGTCGCGCGGCTGCTCGACGCGTCGACCGGCGGCGGCGGAATCGGTGCCATGACGCTGCGCGTGTTCCTCGGCTTCAACTGCCTGTGGGTGATCCTGTCGGTCCCCCTGGCATGGACCTATCGCGTGATCGCGCCACGCGCGGTGAACTGGCGGGCGTTGATCGTCGGATCACTCGTCACCTCGTCCATCGTCACCGGATTCGTACACGGATTCATCTTGTTCCTGGCGATACCGGTGGACCTGGGTGCGCCGTTCGGAGGCCTCACCGCGATCGGCGGCGGGGTCGCAATCATGTTGTGGATGTTCGTGTTCCATGTACTGGCACTCGCCGGCTGGCTGGTCACCGCCGAATTCGATCGGCTCGACGATGCAACCCGAACATCAACTGGGTGA